In one window of Episyrphus balteatus chromosome 3, idEpiBalt1.1, whole genome shotgun sequence DNA:
- the LOC129913983 gene encoding uncharacterized protein LOC129913983, with amino-acid sequence MGKNKKENNKSKPKAGEELIKINKNNEEKPQKNKKKQQNKKVKEAVEKGLLQPPTPVSAAENGSSDKADKQSKAGQESNNKKNKVKSKKNKQQNGKAKEAPKSGEVENPPKAEVDKTSPEAVKQSKKKEKNKLNKKLKKAEGTTNAANVNPGQTIFVGNVPSNTKHVQLLKLFAPFGKVLSVRFRTANGKVIFKHKMRKQSAALNAYIVFDSVESADKALELNGSTFKEHHLRVQKSENVKDQSNSKNTIFVGNLKSTTTDDSLHQIFSSCGEIEYVRTLQFSEGKGCNGTGYVCFKSPEAVGLALELKGTLLEERPIHVERYSTNKLGAKEKRMAENKTNPKGKPKGKGGKPLEKAASEFRNKKFNGKKNQNKNTEDKKSGDKKKKSEFRGVSAEGAKKKPKKKVQTQMKRLANKIAPRE; translated from the exons atgggtaaaaataaaaaagaaaataataaatcaaaaccTAAAGCTGGTGAAGAATtgattaaaatcaataaaaataatgaagaaaaaccccaaaagaacaagaagaagcaacaaaataaaaaagtaaaggaAGCAGTTGAAAAGGGTCTTCTTCAGCCACCAACACCGGTGTCAGCGGCTGAAAATGGTTCATCAGATAAAGCTGACAAACAATCCAAAGCTGGACAAGAATCCAACAATAAGAAGAATAAAGTAAAATCCAAGAAAAATAAGCAACAAAATGGAAAAGCAAAGGAAGCACCTAAAAGTGGTGAAGTTGAAAATCCACCAAAAGCGGAGGTTGACAAAACCTCTCCAGAAGCTGTTAAACAATCAAAGAAAaaggagaaaaataaattgaataaaaaattgaaaaaagccGAAGGCACAACAAATGCAGCAA ATGTAAATCCTGGACAAACAATTTTCGTTGGCAATGTACCTTCAAACACCAAACATGTCCAACTTTTGAAGCTATTTGCTCCATTTGGAAAGGTCTTGTCTGTTCGCTTCCGTACTGCCAATGGAAAGGTCATTTTCAAGCATAAAATGCGTAAGCAATCGGCAGCTTTAAATGCTTATATTGTCTTTGACAGCGTGGAATCAGCTGACAAAGCGCTCGAACTGAATGGAAGTACCTTTAAGGAACATCACCTCCGtgttcaaaaatctgaaaatgttaAAGACCAATCAAATTCAAAGAACACAATTTTCGTGGGAAATCTAAAATCCA CTACCACTGATGACAGTCTTCATCAGATTTTCTCGAGCTGTGGCGAAATAGAATACGTTCGGACTTTACAGTTTTCTGAGGGAAAAGGTTGCAATGGAACGGGTTATGTGTGCTTTAAGAGTCCCGAAGCAGTTGGTTTGGCCTTAGAACTTAAAGGCACTTTGCTCGAAGAACGACCAATTCATGTTGAAAGATATTCCACGAATAAATTGGGAGCTAAAGAAAAGCGGATGGCAGAAAATAAAACTAATCCAAAGGGAAAACCTAAAGGAAAAGGAGGTAAGCCTTTGGAGAAAGCAGCTTCAGAGTTTAGGAATAAGAAATTTAATGGGAAAaagaatcaaaataaaaacactgaaGATAAAAAAAGTGGAGACAAGAAGAAGAAGTCGGAGTTTCGTGGAGTGAGTGCGGAAGGTGCAAAGAAG AAACCAAAAAAGAAGGTTCAAACACAAATGAAGAGACTGGCCAATAAGATTGCTCCCAGAGAATAA
- the LOC129914210 gene encoding uncharacterized protein LOC129914210, protein MIKTKKQNKNSNSKAEEKTEKTIKKIKDEVSTKVKKLKGPKTAALVEAAAELVEASELPKVTPAKKDKKPKKEEVVVEESSSDIADESENEEDDEQIENDSDEEVSEDQKNKKPKAKRNKPVGYGRIIYVENFPTTFNRSKLASLFSPYGKILSIIFTCKAKHTYFNNDIGTNCAFIVFDDYQASSKALELNGKVVANQALIVRNPERKGRFRPLESVLVSNLKLSVTEDQIREVLPYSGKIEFIKTWRGTESKSAIAFIELRDVHKLRDTLRHNGTLLDGQAIQIDRVDIEKTVFVGGLNKSTTEDGLRNVFSSCGEIAFVLIKFGTNGYVIFKDTESVEKALKLDSTVIDESSIKVKKYIIKPKKAIRTNSGTYLGKKPNIGGKYLGKKPNTGSKYLGKKPFDPNFRKIKETGNKKPVEKVVA, encoded by the exons atgattaaaactaaaaaacaaaataaaaattcaaactctAAAGCTgaagaaaaaacagaaaaaactattaaaaaaattaaagatgagGTATCAACAAAGGTAAAGAAGTTAAAGGGTCCAAAAACTGCAGCTTTAGTTGAGGCTGCAGCGGAACTTGTCGAGGCTTCCGAGTTACCCAAAGTGACTCCAGCTAAAAAAGACAAAAAGCCTAAAAAAGAAGAAGTCGTTGTCGAAGAGTCATCCTCGGATATTGCTGATGAATCTGAAAATGAAGAAGATGACGAGCAAATTGAAAATGATTCTGATGAAGAAGTTTCAGaagatcaaaaaaataaaaaacccaaagCGAAAAGAAATAAACCAGTTGGCTATGGCCGCATTATTTATGTTGAAAATTTTCCAACTACTTTCAATCGGTCAAAACTAGCAAGTCTCTTCTCTCCGTACGGAAAGATTTTgtcaattatttttacttgtaaagcaaaacatacatatttcaaCAATGACATTGGAACAAATTGTGCTTTCATTGTCTTTGATGATTACCAGGCTTCTAGTAAAGCACTTGAGCTCAATGGCAAAGTTGTAGCTAATCAGGCTTTGATTGTGAGGAATCCAGAAAGGAAAGGAAGATTCAGACCTCTCGAATCAGttttagtttcaaatttgaaGCTCT CTGTCACTGAAGATCAAATCCGTGAGGTACTCCCGTACAGTGGCAAAATAGAGTTTATTAAAACTTGGCGTGGCACTGAATCAAAATCAGCGATAGCTTTCATTGAATTGAGGGATGTCCATAAACTTCGTGACACATTGAGACACAATGGAACTTTGTTGGACGGTCAAGCAATTCAAATTGACAGAGTAGATATCGAGAAAACAGTCTTCGTAGGAGGCTTGAATAAGT CTACTACAGAGGATGGCCTTCGAAATGTCTTTTCGAGTTGTGGCGAAATAGCATTTGTTCTAATTAAATTTGGTACAAATGGTTATGTTATCTTCAAAGATACTGAATCTGTTGAAAAGGCTTTGAAGCTTGATAGCACTGTGATTGATGAGTCAagcataaaagtaaaaaaatatatcatcaaaccaaaaaaagcAATTAGAACAAATAGTGGCACATATTTGGGTAAGAAGCCGAATATTGGTGGCAAATATTTGGGTAAGAAGCCGAATACTGGTAGCAAATATTTGGGTAAGAAGCCATTCGAccccaattttcgaaaaattaaggagACAGGAAATAAAAAG cCCGTGGAGAAGGTAGTGGCTTGA